In Sorghum bicolor cultivar BTx623 chromosome 10, Sorghum_bicolor_NCBIv3, whole genome shotgun sequence, one genomic interval encodes:
- the LOC110430826 gene encoding uncharacterized protein LOC110430826: MILRVLILVQLLIGLVASMSITRILQTVETEKYSLLQMQTTMFLMNMMIGLHAVIGLGICFCCLLNNTRRNGNGNILSEEDECSSSQASSDVRMSQLNECRRRLNKLYKDIRTINMEILTLQYRIDAIFGEDCGINKSIVHRVLEYFGLA, from the exons ATGATACTACGAGTTTTGATCTTAGTACAATTGTTGATTGGACTGGTGGCATCAATGAGCATTACCAG AATACTACAAACTGTGGAAACAGAAAAATATTCTTTACTGCAGATGCAAACTACCATGTTCTTG ATGAACATGATGATTGGACTACATGCGGTGATTGGACTGGGTATCTGCTTTTGTTGTTTACTAAACAACACTAGAAG AAATGGAAATGGCAATATTCTCAGTGAagaagatgagtgctctagCAGTCAAGCTTCATCAGATGTAAGGATGAGTCAACTAAATGAGTGCAGAAGAAGACTCAATAAACTTTACAAGGATATCAGAACCATTAATATGGAAATATTGACACTACAGTATCGAATTGATGCAATTTTTGGTGAAGATTGCGGCATCAATAAATCTATTGTGCAT CGCGTCTTGGAGTATTTTGGGCTGGCCTGA